In one Dreissena polymorpha isolate Duluth1 chromosome 7, UMN_Dpol_1.0, whole genome shotgun sequence genomic region, the following are encoded:
- the LOC127838005 gene encoding sushi, von Willebrand factor type A, EGF and pentraxin domain-containing protein 1-like, translated as MMAGNKVSRRKGNTELVGFEVEISCIPVKDPRSCYNILEEAYYTLQRLVNESRFSILVDHTRYDIVSNGSSVDGEVSCPPGTVEIDFFCVQCGPGSYPVDYYCERCPRGTYKEDFTSPQCTPCPSGWTTNGLQTRNASMCIVQLSRPEEHGQVGIVTVSCAGAITLELAVLVYCCMQRCKHARRHPTKENNTAEVLEIPIALNSGRLVTADAPTRFLQVSHNSPGQPQHNSEWKRMADLLPDGSYIYNPSRYWDSAKASFISLMGSARTSMTVRR; from the exons ATGATGGCGGGTAATAAAGTCAGTCGACGTAAAGGAAACACTGAACTGGTTGGGTTCGAAGTTGAGATATCGTGCATACCCGTAAAAG ATCCTCGGTCGTGCTATAATATACTCGAGGAGGCCTACTATACTCTCCAGCGACTAGTGAACGAGAGTCGATTCTCCATACTGGTGGATCATACGCGATATGATATTGTCTCCAACGGTTCATCTGTTGATGGAGAGGTTTCATGCCCGCCAGGAACTGTGGAGATTGATTTCTTCTGTG TTCAATGCGGCCCAGGCAGCTATCCGGTAGACTACTACTGCGAGCGCTGCCCACGTGGTACCTACAAAGAGGACTTCACGAGCCCACAATGTACGCCTTGTCCATCAGGCTGGACCACAAATGGACTGCAGACTCGTAACGCTTCCATGTGTATTG TTCAACTATCAAGGCCCGAAGAACATGGACAAG TAGGGATAGTTACCGTATCATGTGCTGGTGCCATAACATTGGAATTAGCAGTTCTCGTTTATTGCTGCATGCAACGCTGCAAGCATGCTCGCCG ACATCCTACCAAAGAAAATAATACTGCAGAGGTGTTAGAAATACCGATTGCTTTAAA CTCCGGGCGTCTCGTCACTGCGGATGCTCCAACGCGCTTCCTGCAGGTCAGCCACAACTCTCCAGGTCAGCCACAACATAACTCGGAATGGAAGCGTATGGCAGACCTTCTGCCAGACGGGTCATACATATATAACCCAAGTCGTTATTGGGATTCAGCGAAAGCCTCATTCATTAGTTTGATGGGCTCAGCTAGAACGAGTATGACCGTGCGTCGATAA